A region of uncultured Anaeromusa sp. DNA encodes the following proteins:
- a CDS encoding cupin domain-containing protein, whose amino-acid sequence MKRFTLLALSLSLLFSASSLTHHASAAEKSSDSQIVVTHAGTLAGYQGPAQYFTGSVHVEPLFSANKDAAYSGAYVTFEAGARTAWHTHPIGQRLLITAGSGFVQEWGKPMVEVKAGDTVWFPPGVKHWHGASPASSMTHLALTGVQNNKSADWLEKVSDEEYVQ is encoded by the coding sequence ATGAAACGATTTACACTGCTCGCTTTATCCTTGTCTTTATTATTCTCGGCTTCCTCTTTAACTCACCATGCGTCTGCCGCCGAAAAATCTTCTGACTCGCAAATCGTAGTTACCCACGCCGGTACTCTGGCGGGTTATCAAGGGCCAGCGCAGTATTTCACTGGTTCTGTCCACGTAGAACCGTTATTTTCTGCTAATAAAGACGCTGCCTATTCTGGGGCTTACGTAACCTTTGAAGCAGGCGCACGCACAGCTTGGCATACACATCCCATCGGCCAGCGTTTACTCATTACCGCCGGCTCCGGCTTTGTCCAAGAATGGGGCAAACCCATGGTAGAGGTAAAAGCAGGCGATACAGTTTGGTTTCCGCCGGGAGTAAAACACTGGCATGGCGCATCCCCCGCTTCTTCGATGACACATCTGGCTCTCACCGGGGTGCAAAATAACAAAAGTGCCGATTGGCTGGAAAAAGTCAGTGATGAAGAATATGTACAATAA
- a CDS encoding carboxymuconolactone decarboxylase family protein: MKRIIQTIIAGTFLFIFGTMPISQAQSLDSAQILNQKQRGIVPIASFTATGNLERLKVALNEGLDNGLTINEIKEVLVQMYAYAGFPRSLNAINTFMTVIDEREQKGIKDELGAEASPLPSEKSSIELGTEIQTKLVGAPYKARFSSFTPVIDQFLKGHLFGDIFGRDNLDFQSREIATISALSSIEGVKNQLQSHMKVGFNIGLTQNQMHDLIEVLQTKVGPKEAAVATEILNKVIADAK; the protein is encoded by the coding sequence TTGAAGCGCATTATACAGACAATCATAGCCGGAACTTTTCTTTTTATTTTTGGAACTATGCCGATTTCTCAGGCGCAAAGCCTTGATTCTGCGCAAATTCTAAACCAAAAGCAACGAGGTATTGTACCCATAGCGTCCTTTACGGCTACTGGAAACTTAGAAAGACTAAAAGTAGCCTTAAATGAAGGGCTGGACAATGGTTTGACGATCAATGAAATTAAAGAAGTTCTGGTACAGATGTACGCTTATGCTGGTTTTCCACGCAGCTTAAATGCTATCAACACGTTTATGACTGTAATTGATGAACGTGAACAAAAGGGTATTAAGGATGAGCTGGGAGCAGAAGCCAGCCCGCTGCCAAGCGAAAAAAGCAGCATTGAGCTCGGAACCGAAATTCAAACTAAACTCGTAGGCGCGCCGTACAAAGCAAGGTTCAGCTCATTTACGCCAGTCATCGATCAGTTTTTGAAAGGCCATTTGTTTGGCGATATTTTTGGTCGTGATAACTTGGATTTTCAAAGCCGGGAAATTGCTACTATTTCGGCTCTGTCCAGTATTGAGGGCGTTAAAAATCAGCTTCAATCCCATATGAAGGTAGGCTTTAATATTGGCCTTACCCAAAATCAAATGCATGACTTGATAGAGGTATTGCAAACTAAAGTAGGCCCTAAAGAGGCTGCTGTGGCTACTGAAATTCTTAATAAGGTCATAGCAGACGCCAAGTAA
- the fliB gene encoding flagellin lysine-N-methylase: MKFEETFEPTYFRHFFCNGPECPDTCCAGWDIVIDAATSQRYASYEDVTLKALFSKHLDFERKSTIPSQTYVKLEQQSCPFLTEERLCQIQQRLGEDALSLTCSNYPRTFNQIDGVLERSLCISCFKAAQLILLNKEPMQFIRRNEPVTLRPQTFGAIRSSAEVMLKPYAYFATIREFVIELLQNRDYPLWQRLSLLSVFCSRLAQVQEEYYTEDIPYLLSYFRERIQHDDFRQAMDVFETDLETQLQVLTALLNYRMQGDFIGERFQACVHDFMQGLGMKDYAVNSEVVEAYTLAKQQYYLPFLKENEYVLENYLVNSVFQKLFPLGPQENGISESCEIYEEYLLLALHYAMMQALLIGMAGFHKESFNLNHVVDLIQAYEKTIGHNLSFRLQAIKFIKTLQMDTTGGMSVLVKV, translated from the coding sequence TTGAAATTTGAAGAAACATTCGAACCAACATATTTTCGGCATTTTTTCTGCAATGGACCGGAGTGCCCAGATACTTGCTGCGCTGGTTGGGATATTGTTATCGACGCAGCTACAAGCCAACGATATGCTTCCTATGAAGACGTGACACTGAAAGCGCTCTTTAGCAAACACCTTGATTTCGAACGAAAATCAACAATTCCTTCTCAAACCTATGTGAAACTGGAGCAGCAAAGCTGTCCTTTCTTGACGGAAGAACGGCTTTGCCAAATCCAGCAGCGGTTAGGGGAGGACGCCCTATCGCTTACCTGCTCGAACTATCCTCGCACCTTTAATCAAATTGATGGAGTTCTCGAACGTTCCTTGTGTATTTCCTGCTTCAAAGCCGCGCAGCTCATCTTGTTGAACAAAGAACCTATGCAATTTATCAGGAGAAATGAGCCTGTGACTTTGCGACCGCAAACGTTTGGAGCTATTCGTTCTTCTGCTGAAGTTATGCTGAAACCGTATGCATATTTTGCAACCATCCGAGAGTTTGTGATTGAGTTATTGCAAAATCGAGACTATCCCTTGTGGCAGCGTCTAAGCTTGCTGAGTGTTTTTTGCAGCCGTCTGGCTCAGGTTCAAGAAGAGTATTATACGGAAGACATTCCGTATTTACTCTCCTATTTTAGAGAGCGAATTCAGCACGATGATTTTAGGCAGGCCATGGATGTATTTGAGACAGATTTAGAAACACAGCTGCAAGTACTTACCGCATTGTTGAATTATCGCATGCAAGGAGACTTTATAGGCGAACGTTTTCAGGCTTGTGTGCATGATTTCATGCAAGGACTTGGCATGAAGGATTATGCGGTTAACTCCGAAGTAGTAGAAGCATACACTCTGGCAAAACAGCAGTATTATCTGCCTTTTCTCAAGGAGAATGAGTATGTTTTGGAAAATTATCTAGTGAATAGTGTTTTTCAAAAGCTTTTTCCTTTAGGGCCGCAAGAAAATGGGATCTCCGAATCCTGCGAAATTTATGAGGAATATCTTCTTTTAGCGTTGCACTACGCGATGATGCAAGCGCTGCTTATTGGCATGGCTGGCTTTCACAAAGAAAGTTTTAACCTAAATCATGTAGTGGACTTGATTCAAGCTTATGAAAAAACAATTGGACATAATCTTTCTTTTAGACTGCAAGCGATAAAATTTATTAAAACACTGCAAATGGATACTACTGGAGGCATGAGCGTTTTAGTGAAGGTGTAG
- a CDS encoding DUF362 domain-containing protein: MKEINRRDFVKMTGAAAVGLALSQFPSMRKAAAQAPVIGSTYVPKGDGNGSCAKVYFTKHIDAEHLIKLYDIINEGIYGKVGIKIHTGEPHGPNFLPQSLVKSFQGHVPNSTLVETNTLYQGKRYTTEEHRKTLETNGWTFCPVDIMDEEGDVSLPVRGGKHLQEVAMGGHITNYDSLIVLTHFKGHAMGGFGGSLKNIAIGCASGQVGKRQVHGVAEQMPADFKQWPMQDYFMELMADSGKATVDYFGKHIVFLNVMRRMSVDCDCAGVSAAEPTIGDIGIVASTDILAVDQASIDMVYQRTDNHDLVERIQSRHGLHQLAAMRDLKMGNEKYQLLSID, from the coding sequence ATGAAAGAAATTAATCGTCGTGACTTTGTAAAAATGACTGGCGCTGCAGCGGTTGGCTTGGCTTTGTCCCAATTCCCCAGTATGAGAAAGGCCGCGGCGCAGGCCCCGGTTATCGGCAGTACGTATGTGCCTAAAGGTGACGGGAACGGCTCTTGCGCAAAGGTATATTTTACAAAGCATATTGACGCTGAGCATTTAATAAAATTATACGATATTATAAACGAAGGAATTTATGGAAAAGTCGGCATCAAAATTCATACCGGCGAGCCCCATGGGCCGAATTTTTTGCCGCAGTCTCTGGTGAAATCCTTCCAAGGGCATGTGCCAAACAGCACTCTTGTGGAAACCAATACCCTATATCAGGGAAAACGGTATACGACCGAAGAGCATAGAAAGACCCTGGAAACAAATGGCTGGACGTTCTGTCCGGTAGATATCATGGATGAAGAAGGGGATGTATCTCTTCCGGTACGTGGCGGGAAGCATTTACAAGAGGTGGCCATGGGAGGGCATATTACCAATTATGACTCGCTGATTGTACTTACCCATTTCAAAGGGCATGCCATGGGCGGCTTTGGAGGTTCCTTAAAAAACATTGCCATTGGCTGTGCGTCAGGACAAGTTGGCAAACGCCAAGTACATGGAGTAGCAGAGCAAATGCCGGCAGATTTTAAGCAATGGCCGATGCAGGATTATTTCATGGAATTGATGGCGGATTCCGGCAAAGCAACAGTAGATTATTTTGGTAAGCACATTGTGTTTTTAAACGTGATGCGCCGTATGTCGGTTGATTGCGACTGTGCCGGAGTCAGCGCTGCAGAGCCGACGATTGGGGATATCGGTATTGTGGCCTCTACCGACATTTTGGCAGTTGATCAAGCATCAATTGATATGGTTTATCAGCGAACAGACAATCATGATCTTGTAGAACGAATTCAATCGCGCCATGGACTTCATCAGCTGGCGGCCATGCGGGATCTCAAAATGGGAAATGAAAAGTATCAACTGCTTTCCATTGACTGA
- a CDS encoding MBL fold metallo-hydrolase yields MITLLAVSGLISMVVGAGIYTQKPAFGSSPAGTRLQKIESSPNYANGEFQNLIPTAKFSEGTTSVAALWEYQVKEKIRLQPAGPLPSKKVDLTQLRRQEDIVIWLGHSSVFMQLEGKRFLVDPVFSSYASPASFINKAFEGSNPYGAEDMPTIDYLLISHDHWDHLDYPTIMSLKPKIKNIICPLGVGGYFEEWGFSPDSIHEADWFTPLQMEPDLTVHVLPSRHFSGRTLVQNKTQWAGFAVLTPQRRVFISGDGGYGPHFKMIGERFKGFDLAIMENGQYNPRWPYIHMMPEEVALATEELHAKALLPVHVGKFALSSHAWDEPFQRIAAASEKKTYKLFTPLLGEPLALDDNQQAFSRWWENVN; encoded by the coding sequence ATGATAACCTTATTAGCAGTGTCAGGCCTGATTAGCATGGTAGTAGGGGCGGGAATCTATACACAGAAACCGGCATTCGGTTCGTCTCCCGCTGGAACTCGTTTGCAAAAGATAGAAAGCTCTCCCAATTATGCAAATGGAGAGTTTCAGAATCTAATTCCGACTGCTAAATTTAGCGAAGGCACAACTTCTGTTGCGGCGCTTTGGGAGTACCAAGTTAAAGAGAAAATACGTTTGCAGCCTGCCGGGCCTTTGCCAAGTAAAAAAGTGGATTTGACGCAGCTGAGGCGACAAGAAGATATCGTGATATGGCTTGGACATTCTTCGGTTTTTATGCAGCTTGAGGGCAAACGATTTTTAGTGGACCCGGTTTTTAGCTCCTACGCCTCACCGGCTTCATTTATCAATAAAGCCTTTGAAGGATCAAATCCATATGGCGCGGAGGATATGCCGACTATCGATTATTTGCTCATTTCACATGATCATTGGGATCATCTGGATTATCCTACAATCATGTCGTTAAAACCTAAAATCAAAAATATCATCTGCCCTCTTGGCGTAGGAGGTTATTTCGAAGAATGGGGTTTTTCTCCGGACTCAATTCATGAAGCAGATTGGTTCACTCCTTTGCAAATGGAACCGGACCTTACGGTTCATGTACTGCCTTCGCGCCATTTTTCTGGACGAACCTTAGTACAAAACAAGACGCAATGGGCTGGATTTGCCGTACTGACGCCACAGCGGCGCGTATTTATCAGCGGCGACGGCGGCTATGGGCCGCATTTTAAGATGATCGGAGAACGCTTTAAAGGTTTTGACCTAGCCATTATGGAAAATGGCCAATATAACCCAAGATGGCCTTATATTCACATGATGCCGGAAGAAGTGGCCTTAGCTACCGAAGAACTGCATGCCAAGGCGTTGCTGCCTGTTCATGTCGGTAAGTTTGCTTTAAGCTCTCATGCTTGGGATGAGCCGTTTCAGCGCATTGCTGCAGCTAGTGAGAAAAAAACTTATAAGCTCTTTACACCTCTCCTTGGTGAACCATTAGCTCTTGATGATAACCAACAAGCCTTCTCACGTTGGTGGGAGAATGTGAATTAG